Below is a genomic region from Triticum dicoccoides isolate Atlit2015 ecotype Zavitan chromosome 5A, WEW_v2.0, whole genome shotgun sequence.
GCGCCGCCTAAATTCAACTCGCATCCTCTGCAAGCACGCCCGCCCGTGCCGCAACCACCCCGCACCTCCCGCGACACTTCCAATCGGTCGGAGCCGCCCCGACTCCCTTGAAAtggggctaaatttcgtgttttgacccttttccgaaacctattcgagatttgaccctagtttgaaaaaaaatcgagcTGACCTTTTTGCTATCGTCAGGGAccatggcggtagggtataacagcctaccgccaaggtccctagcgatagggttgcatgccctaccgTCAAAAAACTCCTAAGTATTGAACACAATGCGTGCTCGTGCATACCGCCAAGCACCTTGACGCTAGGGTTGTGCAGACTACCGCCACCGCCATAgactctggcggtagcaaaagAGCCAGatctcgaaaaaatttcaaactataTCAAATCTCAAATAAGTTTCAGAAAAAGGTAAAAACACGAAAATTTGCCTTGAAATGATGGATCTAGCCGTTGGAGGCCGCTGTTACTGATAGCCGCAACGCGCAGCCGACCCAAGCACGTGATGGCACCGGCCTGCTGCCACCGCCGAAGAGGAAGTACCACGGCATGAGGGTGTGGGTTTCGGAAATAAAGGACCGGGACACCAACCACCACTAAATGGATTGGATCAACTTTATACTACACCTTAATttcagtagtactccctctgtaaactaatataagagcgtctaAAATACTAAAGTAatgatctaaacacttttatattagtttacagagagagTACTCCGTATGATGTATTGTAAAAAAATCTCCCAAAGAATCCTAGGATGATGTTGATCTTTCTTTTACGTGTTGGTTTTATTGTGACCGCAGCAAAAACAACCAATAATATTACAAATGTGGAACACGACACTGACTCCATATTCCTCCTCAGTCCTCACCGGTGCCCAGATGAACCCTCAAAAAATAGGAAATGCAAATACAACCACCCAAGAAACACAATCTCCAACCAACTAGTGCTTCAGACAAGGCCGAGAGCCCGAGACCTCACACGGTGGACACGACGAAGATCACAGCAGCCGAGAGCGCGAGCACCAGACCCGCCATGCCATGTAACGACGACCCGCCACTCCCCTGCAAGTACGCCGTCGGTGTCGTCCTCGATCCCGAGCAAGCGCCCGGAGCACTGCCGCCTCCAGCTGCAAGCAAAAAGGACATGTCCTTCGTCAACGACCCAGGGAGCAGAGTCGCAAAAAAGAAAAACAGGGAGCAACAACAGTAAAATAAACGTGCAGTGATCCTCTCTTATAAGCTGCTGTCGAACACTTACCGCCGTCGCACTTGCTCGCCGGCGGGGTCTGCACGCTGCACGCGTTGGGGAGCTCCAGCGCGCGCATCTTGTTGATGGTCATTCCGCCCAGTGACGACGAGTCGCCTCCTAGCGCGCTGCAGAGGCACTGCGGCTGGGACTGCACGACGGAGCCGAGCTGCGAGCAGCAGGACTTGGTCGGCGCTGTGTCGTTGCCGCTGATGTAGTTCATGCACGGGTACAGGCCGACCTGCGCCGTCGTGCAACCGGACTGCGCCGACGCCGACGACACCAGCAGTGTCAGTGCCACCGCCGCGGGCAGGAGGACGCTGCTGCTGCTGGACATGGCTGCCACCGCTCTTGCTCTCGCCGCCATTGATGCACGTTTCTTCCCCTTGGCTTGCTAGTGAAAGCAAGACGCTTTTTTTTGGGTTGgggattgtcggtgtactagagtagggataCCCtaatatcccgaacttgtgcacgggcagtcacggcgtcccgcggcaaggcttgccgggtgaccgtcaAGATCCTCTGTGGTTCCGTTGGAGCCAtttaaggacaaagtatccaagccaaggagataagaccccggcaagaggagtttgccgggaaggccaaccaaggcaaggcgctcaaggagacaagaccccggcaagaggagcttaccagaaaggccaaccaaggcaccacgcgtcccggcaaggcccggtgagcgacaagacaacgaccgcggcaaggcgcttgccacggcaagccaccactctgtgcccgcgctccagcacatccaccaacgtgtcgctctgggacccttccaggcgtacgtggcgggaggctgtgcagccagcggtgcgcggtggcaagcggcactgacaagattgccatcgtggcgagcggtggcgtcccttacggtcccttttgcactatttaggcgacacagacgggcatttaatgcccttgtcccctgccgtcagggttaggtatgatacactgtagcaggtagttgtaccaaccgcaacacctttccatttttacccttgtctacgttgccacctgtcggtgaccccttaagcatataaaaggaggcccatgcgcaacgttggaggggggggggaagagaacactcacgctcggtctcgttagctgctggagtgtactgtagcactccgcgctcccgagcaagaactcaatacaaaccacaaagcaggagtagggttttacgcatccgtgcggcccgaacctgggtaaactgcttgtgtgcttcgcctcgatccgctcttcgcgagaccctcgcccccgccgaaccgaaagggactcggtccgccggtcccataggtgctcgtggattagacccccggcatctttggtgcgccaggtagggggagtcgaggttgtgtgaaccagatccggcgttcacacgagctagatcttcatcatcttcatcgacatgtcgtcgaagaagaaggcttcggaggcggctgctccgtccgcgccgaacccaccaccgccagagcaaacggctgatggggcagacgccggcggaagaacgggcgtcgacgagggagctcacggtgctgccaggtccaaggacaaggctgcgctgcccatcggcggcgtagctggctcccacaatgaccgggcgcactccaagacctcggcgtccgtacatgcaccgcgcccatctcaggaggcgcgggaccggcagcgtaatggtgctcacagtaccatgcgtttgctggaccaagatcgagctggtggatctcggagtgctcaagaccagcatgtacgccaacatgctggcacgagcgaggcacggtcgcctggacgggatactgctccttctaacatagttagaagtccgagcatatcccgctcctcgcaccgttcgccaccgccacacgccactccagcagaagctttggcgtgagctcaactgctcctggactaccctccaacggtagacaagatcgacgactggagggccaccattcagagtctcatcggcttcgccaacggcgacactcaacggcagccgagcacgtcgcagccgcggcaagtcagccaggcacgagacggtggcgacaagaccggtgggggtgcaaccactgtgcactctccgccccgaaggccaagatcgccgactcgctggatccacctcgacagcgactccaccgcgtcatcagatccacgagctcgtcgcgatcagcgccaagtttttcacgaacgacagcaagaagacgctcgtactcgcatcgagcgccgaagagaagcgtgacgtcaatcggactagcgcgctgggccctctgtcgacatgcatgcgccaggggaaccaggcgacttgccatacgcggtaggttgccctgcgtttactcgtgagctgcggcaagtccagtggcccagcacgaagaatttcaagccagatgtaccagagaagtacgacggcaagtcgcatccgtcggagttcctcagcatctacaccatcgcggtgcaggctgccgggaggcgggacgacaagatccttgccaactacttcccgctggtgctcaagcccaacgtcaggtcctggctcatgcacttgccggacaactccatatcctcctgggcagacctatgccatcagtttgtcggcgcctttacaggcggccacaaacatcatggccaagagagtgaccttcatctgctcgcccagaaggaaggagagcccctgcgcaagtacattcagagattcagccgtgtacagcacaacatcccagatgtccaccttgccacggtcatcagcgcgttccatcagaacatgcgtaaccgcaggatgcgggaggagatggcgatgtgcaagatcagagacgtcagtgagctgtatgccctctccgacaagtgtgcacgtgctgaggaagggaggaaactccccggagagaatacaggagcaggaggatctgacagcgaggatgctgccccggcaaagaaaaaccggcggtggaacaacaggaagaagaaaggcaaagatgtgctagtcattgagcagtccggcaatgaaggtggcgccaagaaagccaaagctggtagctccggcaaggagattgccgcatgcaccaactgccaggctgtggcggtcgccgacaagcaggacggcaccgacaagcagtactgcaagatccaccgcaccaagggccatgacctccagagctgcaagaaggtcgagcagcttgtccagcagcaacaggctgaatacgagcgacgcgacaaggagagggcccaaggtggcactggagaatccggcaagaagcgcgccgaccggggaggacgccgcggcaaggccaagcagcggcaaggagacagacctccccgcggccgcgacaaggatgaagatgacgacgacgacgaagacatggatgatgtcgagaccagtgagcaggagttccagaaagccatagaggtcttgtgcgttgacggtggtgcttctctgcatacttcgcaccgccaactcaaggagtgggtgcgggaagtcaatgcggcggaaccacctgtcgagtcacgcaagcttttgaaatggtccagcacgcctatcatctttgatattgaggaccaccctgatcgcacaactgcggtcgggtgcttgccgatgttggtttcaccaactatccgcaacctcaaggtcactaagatgttagttgacggcggggccggcttgaacctgatctcctccgctgtactccagaaactccagatccctgacagcgagcttgaagagactggcacattccaaggaatcaacccgggaaggagcaagccgaaggggaaggtcacgttgccagtaacatttggcagtgaggtaaacttcaggactgagagggtcacttttaacgttgtcgattttccattgccttacaatgggatactcggtcgtccagcactcgccaagttcatggcagcctctcactacgcatacaacatgttgaagatgccaggcccgataagcgtcatctctgtcccttgcgacaagaaggatgctcttatctgcgccgacaagatctaccgggaagcgacaGCCGCAACAGATTGCAAatcacctgccgttgaagctcccggggggaagaagaagaccaagtccggcaagagttctgatgcccactcaggcaagcgcacctcttcggagtgctgccctgccgtcgaggacgcaccattgagctccaccggcaagtgtaagaagacaatggcagctccgccagcgaccaagaaggtgtccgccaaggaggacggcactggtggtaccttcaccatcggtgccactctcgaccctaaataggaaaacgcgctcattgctttcctgcgggcgaacgtcaacgtgtttgcgtggcaaccgtctgacatccccggtgttcctagaaaaagtaattgagcaccatcttgccgtttgtcctcatgcgcggcccgtcaagcagaaggtcaggaagcaagcagtggagcgccaagaattcatcgtagaagagatcaagaagttggaagcagcaggtcttgtcagaggagtgctccatcctacgtggttggccaatcctgtagtcgtgcgcaaggcgaacgggaaatggagactttgtatcgactttaccgatgttaacaaagcttgtcccaaagacccatttcctttgccgcgcattgaccagattgttgactccacggccggatgtgatttgctttcatttcttgacgcatactcatgataccatcagatcttcatggcagaagaggatgaggaaaagactgcattcatcactccatgtggcacgtactgtttcatatggatgcctttcggtttaaaaaatgctggttcaacatttgcaagagtagtccatatcgctcttgagccacaaatacacagaaatgtggaagcctacatggatgacatagtggtcaagagcaaggacaaggcaactctgattcaagatttagacgagacctttgcaaatctgcacaagatcagcctcaagctcaaccccgagatgtgcgtgtttggagtcctctccggcaagcttctcgggttcttcgtgtctcagcggggaatcgaagccaatcccaacaaga
It encodes:
- the LOC119298151 gene encoding non-specific lipid transfer protein GPI-anchored 2-like, whose product is MAARARAVAAMSSSSSVLLPAAVALTLLVSSASAQSGCTTAQVGLYPCMNYISGNDTAPTKSCCSQLGSVVQSQPQCLCSALGGDSSSLGGMTINKMRALELPNACSVQTPPASKCDGAGGGSAPGACSGSRTTPTAYLQGSGGSSLHGMAGLVLALSAAVIFVVSTV